The segment GGCTCGCCGCACCAACGACCGCGTCGGAGAATTGTCGCAAGCGGCAAGCCGGATCGGCGACGTCATCGAGCTCATCAACTCGATCGCGGGCCAGACCAATCTGCTGGCGCTGAACGCGACCATCGAGGCCGCGCGCGCCGGCGATGCCGGCCGCGGCTTCGCGGTGGTCGCCTCCGAGGTGAAGGCGCTGGCACAGCAAACCGCCAAGGCGACCGAGGAAATCCATCAGCAGATCGGAAGCGTCCAGACGGCGACGCAGGAATCCGTCGGCGCCATCAGGGCGATCGGCGAGACGATCGAGAGACTGTCGGAAATCTCCTCGACCATTGCCGCGGCGGTCGAAGAACAGGGCGCAGCGACGCAGGAAATTGCGCGCAACGTGCAGCAGGCGGCGCACGGCACCCAGCAGGTCTCCGCCAACATCAACGACGTCCAGCAGGACGCCAGCCGGACCGGCTCGGCCTCGTCCCAGGTGCTGACCGCCGCTCAATTGCTCGCCTCGGATTCGGGCCGCCTCAAGCTCGAGGTCGGAAAGTTTCTCGAGGCCGTGCGCGCAGCCTAAGGCCGCGCGCGACTAGAGCTCTGACGCGTTTTCTTTACGCGAACCGGTACCCACTTCGCTCGAAAACGCTCTAGCCCCCGCCCGGATAGTTCGGCGCCTCGCGCGTGATGGTGACGTCGTGGACGTGGCTTTCGCGCAGGCCTGCGCCGGTGATGCGGACGAACTGGGCCTTCTGATGCAGATCGTTCATATCGCGCGCGCCGACATAGCCCATCGCGGCGCGCAAGCCGCCGGCGAGCTGGTGCATGACGTTGCCGACCGGACCCTTGTAGGGCACCTGGCCCTCGATGCCTTCAGGGACGAGCTTGAGCGCATCCTTGATGTCCTGCTGGAAGTAGCGGTCGGCCGAGCCACGCGCCATCGCGCCGACCGAGCCCATGCCGCGATAGGCCTTGTAGGAGCGGCCCTGCCACAGGAAGACTTCGCCGGGCGTCTCGTCGGTGCCGGCGAGCAGCGAGCCGACCATGGCGATGTCGGCGCCGGCGGCAAGTGCTTTCGCCAGATCGCCGGAGAACTTGATGCCGCCGTCGGCGATGACGGGGATGTCGGACTTCTTCGCCGCCTCCACCGCATCCATGATCGCGGTGAGCTGCGGCACGCCGACGCCGGCGACGATGCGCGTGGTGCAGATCGAGCCCGGGCCGATGCCAACCTTGATGCAGTCCGCGCCGGAATCGATCAGCGCCTGCGCACCCTCTGCGGTGGCGACGTTGCCGGCAACGACCTGCACCGAATTGGAAAGACGCTTGATGCGGTTCACGGCGTGCAGCACGTGGCGGGAATGGCCGTGCGCGGTGTCGACGACGACGAGGTCGACGCCGGCGTCGATCAGCCGCTCGGTGCGCTCGAAGCCGGTGTCGCCGACGGTGGTTGCGGCCGCGACGCGGAGGCGGCCCTGCGCGTCCTTGCAGGCGAGCGGATGGGCGACGGCCTTTTCGATGTCCTTGACGGTGATCAGGCCGACGCAGCGATACTGATCGTCGACCACGAGCAGCTTCTCGATGCGGTGCTGGTGCAGCATCCGTTTGGCTTCGTCCTGGCTGACATTCTCGCGCACGGTCACGAGCTTTTCGCGCGTCATCAACTCGGAGACTTTTTGCTGCCGATCGGTTGCAAACCGCACGTCGCGGTTGGTGAGGATGCCGACCAGCCTGCCCGGCGTGGACTTGCCCGCGCCGGTGACGACGGGAATGCCGGAGATGCCGTGATCGCTCATCAGCTTCAGCGCATCGTCGAGCGTCGCGTCGGGGCTGATGGTGAGCGGGTTCACCACCATGCCCGACTCGTAGCGCTTGACCTGCCGCACCTGCGCGGCCTGCCCTTCGGGATCGAAATTGCGGTGAATGACGCCGAGGCCGCCGGCCTGTGCCATGGCGATCGCCATGCGCGCCTCGGTGACGGTGTCCATGGCGGAGGCCATGATCGGGATGTTGAGCGGGATCGCGCGGGTGACGCGGGAGCGGATGTCGACCTCGGAGGGAAGCACGTCCGAGAGGCCTGGCTTCAACAGCACGTCGTCGAACGTAAGGGCTTCGCGGATGCCTTGAAGTTGCACCGTGGCCATCTGCCAACTCCTTCCTGCGGCCATGCCGCAAATAGTTATGGATGAGCGCCGTCCTCGGCCTGCCTTGCGGCAGCGCCGTCGAATCGGAGCCCATCGGTGGGGTTGACGCGGGTCGATAGCACGGCCGCGTGACGAATCAAAGCAATTCGCACCGCTGGCCAGCCATGCACAGGCTTTTTACGTAAATTCGGCGTGGACAGCCTATGCGCGGCCCGATCGCCGCCGTTCCGGGACGCGACAAAGTCGCGAGCCCGGAATCCATCCCTCGGCGGTCCCTGCGGCTCAATGGATTCCGGGCTCGCGCCAACGGGCGCGCCCCGGAATGACGAAGGAACGAGCGCAGCATTTAGGTGCTATGCGTTGATCCGCAATGGTCCCGGCCGGGTGGCGGTGATAAGCCGCAATCCTCGCCCGTCCTTCCGATTTCCATTACCAATCCGTCATGGTCGACAAGCAACGCATCATTCCGCTGATCGTGGCCACCGCTCTCTTCATGGAGAACATGGACTCGACCGTGATTGCCACCTCGCTCCCGGCGATCGCGGCCGACATCGGCACCAGCCCGCTGACGCTGAAGCTCGCGATCACCTCCTATCTCCTGTCGCTCGCGGTGTTCATCCCGGCGAGCGGCTGGACCGCTGACAGGTTCGGCGCGCGGATGGTGTTCGCGATTGCGGTCGGCGTGTTCATGATCGGCTCGATCGGCTGCGCACTCTCGACCTCGGTCACCGATTTCGTGTTCGCGCGTATCCTCCAGGGCATGGGCGGCGCGATGATGACGCCGGTCGGCCGCCTCGTGCTGCTGCGCTCGGTCGACAAGAGCGCGCTGGTCAACGCGATGGCCTGGGTGACGGTCCCTGCCCTGATCGGTCCGGTGATCGGCCCACCGCTCGGCGGCTTCATCACGACCTATGCGTCGTGGCACTGGATCTTCCTGATCAACATCCCAATCGGTCTGCTCGGCATCTTCATGGCGCTGCGCTTCATCGATCCGATCAAGAGCGAGGATCAGGAGCCGTTCGATCTCTACGGCATGGTGCTCGCGGGCATCGGCCTTGCCGGCATCGCGTTCGGCCTGTCGGTCGCCGGCCTCAACCTGTTGCCGTGGGCTACGATCGTCGCGCTGGTCGCGGGCGGATCGATCGCGATGACGCTCTATGTCATCCACGCGCGGCGGACCGGATCGCCGGTGCTCGACTTTTCACTGCTCAATCTCCCGACGCTGCGGGCCGCCATTCTCGGCGGATTCCTGTTCCGGCTCGGCATCGGCGCACTGCCCTTCCTGCTGCCGTTGTTGATGCAGATCGGCTTCGGCCTGTCGCCGTTCCATTCCGGCCTCGTCACCTTCGCCTCCTCGCTCGGCGCCATGGGCATGAAGACGCTGGCCGCGCGCATCATCCGCGCCTTCGGTTTCCGCAATCTGATGACGGTGAACGCGATCATCAGCGCGTTCTTCCTCGGCGTCTGCGCGTTGTTCACGGTGACGACGCCGCTCCTGATCATCATGGTGATCCTTGTGGTTGGCGGCTTCTTCCGCTCGCTCGAGTTCACCGCAATCAATACGGTCGCCTATGCCGATGTCGAGAGCGCGCAGATGAGCCGCGCCACCACGCTCGTCAGCGTCAACCAGCAGCTTGCGGTCTCGGCCGGCGTCGCGGTCGGCGCGGCCTCGGTCGAGACCACGATGTGGCTCAGCCATGTCAGCGAGCTCAACGCCACCGTGTTCGCGCCCGCCTTCGTCGTGGTGGCGCTGACCTCGGCGGCATCGAGCTGGTTCTTCTGGCAGATGCCGGATGATGCCGGCCACGAGATCTCGGGCCGCAAGGTGGCGGAGATCGCGAGCCGCAAAGGCGCCGGCAAGGGCGCGGCCAAGGCTGCCGTCAAGGCCGCGACCGAGGATACCCAGGACGTCCGGGACCAGCGGCTGGGCTGATCCCGGACGTCACGATCTCGCGCGCGATCACGAACCGAGAAGATGCGGATCGACGACGCCGCTATCGTGGATCGCGTAGCACCCGGCCTGGCTTTCATGGATGCCGTCGAGCGTGAAGGCCGGCGTGTTGGGCTTCCAGAGATACTGGGGCGAGCCGGAATGGCCGACGGCCGTCTGCGACACCACAGAGGCGACGTCGAAGACGCGAACGTCGGTACCTGCTCGCAAGAGCGCGTTCAGCGCATTGAGATTCGAAGTCCCAGTCCCATTAGCTTGATCGAAGGTCGTCCATTGTCCGCTGACTGCCGACGCCGCACAGGGAAGCGTCAATGTCGCGATCGACGCCAGACTTTTCGTGCTTGTTGAAGTTGGAGCGACCCAGAAGTTCCAGATGGCCTTCTTGGTATTGAGCACGTCCAGGGGCGTCCTGCCTCTGTCCGCGGAAATGATGTCGGCACCCCCGAGATCCTCGATGAGATTCGTCGTATACGCCTTGGCGATGTGACTATACGCGTTATAGGCGTCTCCAATACCGATGAGATTGCCTTGGAAATCATCGGCCCGCATACCGGGAATGCCGAAATTGATATAGGCGAATTCATTGCCGATGCTGCGTTCGACCTCGCCTCTGTTGTTTGACAAGCCGTTGTAAGTGTCGCCGAGCCCGACAACCCTGCTGTCGCCCCACAGCGCAAATGACGGCTTTTGCGTCGGTCCCAGGATCGCGAGCGGTCGTGTGCTGATCCAGGGGACGTATGAGCCTGAAGGATCTCCCTGGTCCCAATAGTCGAACAGACAGGTCTGTGTTTGATTGCCGTTGTCGCGCTGAAATACCGGCTTGTCGATGATGGCCGGGAGGGGATTGAAGATGAAATTGGTCTCGCCGAGCCGGTTGCTGATCGACCGATCGTTGAACGGGCCCGGCTGCCCGTTGACGTCAAGCGCGGCCAGATTGCTCGTGAGATCGTGAAACAGCAAACCCGGCAACGTGCTGCTTGGCGGCGGCGCATCCGCCGATTGCCAAAGCCGCACCCAGAACATCGCATTGTCGGGAATCGGTGTCGGCAATACCAGCTCATCCGAAACGCTCCAGAGCCCGTCGGGAGTCGATACGAACGTGCCGTCCGAGGTCCCGGGGTTGGCCTCGGTCCACAGCACGGTATTGATGCTGCCGAGCGGATATTCGACCCGCGCGGCCCAAGTCCGGGGAGCGCCGGTCGGGGCAAAGACCGCAAAATTTGGCACCACAATTCGAATGCGCGACAATGCAGCGCCGGACCGGTTGAAGTGGGCCGATCTGTGCGCGGAGGATTGCAAGCTGTTGTTGTAGCTGTAGCGCGTCGTCGGCACCTGGCAGCTGGTCGCGACCTGGCCGATTCCGGTCAGATAAGTGGGCGTGGAGCAGCCTGCCGCGCGGCTGCTGCTCGTCGACACGAAGGTTGCCGACGGGATGGTGACCGCGCCTGCCTTCAACAGGTTACGTCGCGAAATGGACATTCTCACTGCCTTTGCATTGTTTGATAGAGCGCGCTGGTGACGGAGATCCGCAACGCGCAATGCAGAGACATGTAACCTTAGATTGTTATGTTATGATAACATATTAAACGCAATAAAGCACATCGCACGAAACTCTACGATACGACGCCAGCAAACCCTCTTCAATCTCTAGTCGATCAACAATGTTATTAATAACGTTGCCGATCATATCCAGCGCGCTGCATCAAACTGTCGTATTTCGCGTGATAGACGATCCTGGACGTGATGAAGGAGGTCTTCCCGGAATATTCTCCGATTCCGGACGTCAATGGCCTGAACGTGCCCAACACGACCGGTCACTTTCCGTCGTCGATCTACCTGCGTGTGCGCGGGTAGCGGAGAGTCGCGATCGGCGACTGCTCAGGATGCGCTGGTTCTTCTGGCAGATGCCGGATGATGCCGGCCACGAGATCTCCGGCCGCAAGGCGGCGGAGATCGCGAGCCGCAATGGCGGCCAAGGCTGCCGTCAAGGCCGCGACCGAGGATACCCAGGACGTCCGAGACCAGCGGTTGGGCTGATCCCGCACGTTGAGAGCGTCAAGAACCAAGAACATACGGGTCGATGACCCCGCTGTCGTGAATGACGTAGCACCCGGTCTGGCTTTCATGAATGCCGTCAACCGTGAAGGCCGGCGTGTTGGGCTTCCACAGATACTGGGAAGAGCCGGAATGACCTACGGCCGTCTGCGACACCACGGAGGCAACATCGAAGACCCGAACCTCGACGCCTGCCCGCAGCAGCCCATTGAGGACGTCAAGGTCTGGATTTCCAGATCCATCCGTTTGGTCGAAGGTGGTCCAATATCCGCTCGCGGCCGATGCCACAGACGGAAGCGTCAGAGTCGCTATCGACGACAGGCTCTTTGCACTTGTTGAAGTCGGTTTGGTCCAGACATTCCAGATGCTCCGCTTGGTGCCAAGCACAGCGTCTGGCGTTCTCGCGATGGTGCGGTCCAAAGGAATTATATCGTTGCCGCCGAGATCCTCGATGAGATTAGTCGTGTATGTCTTGGCAACGTACGTGTACGCGTTGTACGGGTCCTGAATGTTGATCGTATTTTGATAGAAATCATCCGCCCGCAGGCCGGAGATGCCGAAATTGA is part of the Bradyrhizobium commune genome and harbors:
- a CDS encoding MFS transporter; its protein translation is MVDKQRIIPLIVATALFMENMDSTVIATSLPAIAADIGTSPLTLKLAITSYLLSLAVFIPASGWTADRFGARMVFAIAVGVFMIGSIGCALSTSVTDFVFARILQGMGGAMMTPVGRLVLLRSVDKSALVNAMAWVTVPALIGPVIGPPLGGFITTYASWHWIFLINIPIGLLGIFMALRFIDPIKSEDQEPFDLYGMVLAGIGLAGIAFGLSVAGLNLLPWATIVALVAGGSIAMTLYVIHARRTGSPVLDFSLLNLPTLRAAILGGFLFRLGIGALPFLLPLLMQIGFGLSPFHSGLVTFASSLGAMGMKTLAARIIRAFGFRNLMTVNAIISAFFLGVCALFTVTTPLLIIMVILVVGGFFRSLEFTAINTVAYADVESAQMSRATTLVSVNQQLAVSAGVAVGAASVETTMWLSHVSELNATVFAPAFVVVALTSAASSWFFWQMPDDAGHEISGRKVAEIASRKGAGKGAAKAAVKAATEDTQDVRDQRLG
- the guaB gene encoding IMP dehydrogenase produces the protein MATVQLQGIREALTFDDVLLKPGLSDVLPSEVDIRSRVTRAIPLNIPIMASAMDTVTEARMAIAMAQAGGLGVIHRNFDPEGQAAQVRQVKRYESGMVVNPLTISPDATLDDALKLMSDHGISGIPVVTGAGKSTPGRLVGILTNRDVRFATDRQQKVSELMTREKLVTVRENVSQDEAKRMLHQHRIEKLLVVDDQYRCVGLITVKDIEKAVAHPLACKDAQGRLRVAAATTVGDTGFERTERLIDAGVDLVVVDTAHGHSRHVLHAVNRIKRLSNSVQVVAGNVATAEGAQALIDSGADCIKVGIGPGSICTTRIVAGVGVPQLTAIMDAVEAAKKSDIPVIADGGIKFSGDLAKALAAGADIAMVGSLLAGTDETPGEVFLWQGRSYKAYRGMGSVGAMARGSADRYFQQDIKDALKLVPEGIEGQVPYKGPVGNVMHQLAGGLRAAMGYVGARDMNDLHQKAQFVRITGAGLRESHVHDVTITREAPNYPGGG